One window from the genome of Candidatus Methylomirabilota bacterium encodes:
- a CDS encoding acetyl-CoA carboxylase carboxyltransferase subunit alpha, with the protein MPDELEFEKPILELENRIATLRAAEDGTAAREEIAKLEERLRRTQHRVYGSLTAWQRAQIARHPKRPHALDFFRLLLDDFLELHGDRVYGDDMAIVGGLAVFEGVPVVVLGHQKGRDTRENIARNFGMPHPEGYRKALRLMQLAAKFAKPIVTFIDTPGAFPGLGAEERGQAEAIARNLREMAGLRTPVIAVVTGEGGSGGALAIGVANRVLMLEHAIYSVISPEGCAAILWGDAAKAPEAASLMRVTAPDLAKLGVIDAVVPEPVGGAHRNWEECAANLRTALRQHLADLRPRSGDALVQDRFDKFRRIGVFEEAV; encoded by the coding sequence ATGCCGGACGAGCTTGAGTTCGAGAAACCCATACTCGAGCTGGAGAACCGGATCGCCACGCTGCGCGCGGCCGAGGACGGGACCGCCGCGCGCGAGGAGATCGCCAAGCTCGAGGAGCGCCTTCGCCGCACCCAGCACCGCGTCTACGGCAGCCTGACCGCCTGGCAGCGGGCCCAGATCGCCCGGCATCCCAAGCGTCCTCACGCCCTCGATTTCTTCCGCTTGCTCCTCGACGACTTCCTGGAGCTGCACGGCGACCGCGTGTATGGCGACGACATGGCCATCGTGGGCGGCCTCGCCGTGTTCGAGGGCGTGCCGGTGGTGGTGCTCGGCCATCAGAAGGGCCGCGACACGCGCGAGAACATCGCGCGGAATTTCGGCATGCCGCACCCGGAAGGCTATCGCAAGGCCCTGCGTTTGATGCAGCTCGCCGCCAAGTTCGCCAAGCCCATCGTCACCTTCATCGACACCCCGGGCGCCTTCCCGGGCCTCGGCGCCGAGGAGCGCGGCCAGGCCGAGGCCATCGCGCGCAACTTGCGCGAGATGGCCGGGCTCCGCACGCCGGTGATCGCGGTGGTGACCGGCGAGGGCGGCAGTGGCGGCGCGCTCGCCATTGGCGTGGCCAACCGCGTGCTCATGCTCGAGCACGCGATCTACTCGGTGATCTCGCCCGAGGGTTGCGCCGCGATCCTCTGGGGCGACGCCGCGAAGGCGCCCGAGGCCGCATCGCTGATGCGCGTCACCGCCCCCGACCTCGCCAAGCTCGGCGTCATCGACGCGGTGGTGCCGGAGCCGGTGGGCGGGGCCCATCGCAACTGGGAGGAGTGCGCGGCCAACCTGCGGACCGCGTTGCGCCAGCACCTGGCCGATCTCCGCCCCCGCTCCGGGGACGCGCTCGTGCAGGATCGCTTCGACAAGTTCCGCCGCATCGGCGTGTTCGAGGAGGCGGTCTAG
- the miaB gene encoding tRNA (N6-isopentenyl adenosine(37)-C2)-methylthiotransferase MiaB, whose amino-acid sequence MPKLHLITYGCQMNEYDSERVAGLLKHERYELTDSPEDADLILLNTCAIREKAEDKVYSELGTLKRLKARRPELLIGVMGCMAQLRQGVIQSRAPQVDLVFGSPAIARVGELVARARTERRAVLETGEGPLVKITAKPDGASRLKAFVTVMEGCEKHCTFCVVPSTRGRERSHTPEAVVAEITELAAHGCREVTLLGQTVNAYGRDLDPATDLAALLERVDAIDGIARIRFTTSNPYNLTSRLIRAIRDVPKVVEYLHLPLQSGSDRVLERMNRGYTRARYVELIAELKETVPEIALSTDLIVGFPGETEEDFARTVEAVEEVGYDNVFAFRYSRRPGTPAAEMANQVPEAVKAERNTRVLEAAVRVGAARSQRLVGREMEVLVDGASRKDAAQASGRTRCNRVVNFDGAGRDLVGEIVHVRITEALPHSLRGVLMPRSADRLAAAGSPA is encoded by the coding sequence ATGCCCAAACTTCACCTCATCACGTACGGCTGCCAGATGAACGAGTACGACTCGGAGCGGGTGGCCGGCCTCCTCAAGCACGAGCGCTACGAGCTCACCGACTCGCCCGAGGACGCCGACCTCATCCTGCTCAACACCTGCGCGATCCGCGAAAAGGCCGAGGACAAGGTCTACTCTGAGCTCGGCACGCTCAAGCGGCTCAAGGCCCGGCGGCCCGAGCTTCTCATTGGCGTGATGGGCTGCATGGCGCAGCTCCGTCAGGGCGTCATCCAGTCCCGCGCGCCGCAAGTGGACCTCGTCTTCGGCTCGCCCGCCATCGCCCGTGTGGGCGAGCTGGTGGCGCGGGCGCGGACCGAACGGCGCGCCGTCCTCGAGACGGGCGAGGGACCCCTGGTGAAGATCACCGCGAAGCCCGACGGCGCCTCGCGCCTCAAGGCCTTCGTGACGGTCATGGAGGGCTGCGAGAAGCACTGCACGTTCTGCGTCGTGCCCTCCACGCGCGGGCGGGAGCGCAGTCACACTCCCGAGGCCGTCGTGGCCGAGATCACGGAGCTGGCCGCCCACGGGTGCCGCGAGGTCACGCTCCTCGGCCAGACGGTGAACGCGTACGGGCGTGACCTCGATCCAGCCACCGATCTCGCCGCGCTCCTGGAGCGCGTGGACGCCATCGACGGCATCGCGCGCATCCGCTTCACCACCTCGAATCCCTACAACCTCACCAGCCGGCTCATCCGCGCCATCCGCGACGTCCCGAAGGTGGTCGAGTATCTTCACCTCCCGCTGCAGTCGGGCTCGGACCGGGTGCTCGAGCGCATGAACCGCGGCTACACGCGCGCCCGGTACGTCGAGCTCATCGCGGAGCTGAAGGAGACCGTGCCGGAGATCGCGCTGTCCACCGACCTGATCGTGGGCTTCCCGGGCGAGACGGAGGAGGACTTCGCCCGGACGGTGGAGGCGGTGGAGGAGGTCGGCTACGATAATGTGTTTGCCTTCCGATACTCGCGGCGCCCAGGCACGCCGGCGGCGGAGATGGCCAATCAGGTCCCCGAGGCGGTGAAGGCCGAGCGCAACACGCGCGTGCTCGAGGCGGCGGTGCGAGTGGGCGCGGCGCGGAGCCAGCGCCTCGTCGGGCGCGAGATGGAGGTCCTCGTGGATGGGGCCTCGCGCAAGGATGCCGCCCAGGCGAGCGGGCGCACCCGCTGCAACCGCGTGGTGAATTTCGATGGCGCTGGCCGCGACCTCGTCGGCGAGATCGTCCACGTTCGCATCACCGAGGCGCTGCCCCACAGCCTCCGCGGCGTGCTGATGCCGCGGAGCGCGGACCGCCTCGCGGCCGCCGGATCGCCCGCATAG